From the Flexistipes sp. genome, one window contains:
- the arsM gene encoding arsenite methyltransferase: MSDKLKELIKNKYGEITRQSDSCCSSGGCGCEPMVSGEDYATQPGYTEDADFGLGCGIPTRFINIQQGDLIVDLGSGAGNDLFIARRFTGEKGYCIGIDMTEEMLKKAEENKKKLGYKNVEFRLGDIENIPVDKNTADIVMSNCVINLVPDKNKAFQEIYRILKPGGKFCISDIVIEGEMPVEIRSSVEMYVGCVAGAISKNEYLDIIKSAGFSDGEIVELKKLNSKIPEIERLELNKDENFGVFSATFLGEK, from the coding sequence ATGTCAGACAAGCTAAAAGAACTTATTAAAAACAAATACGGCGAAATAACCCGCCAGTCGGATTCCTGCTGTTCTTCCGGCGGATGCGGCTGTGAACCAATGGTATCCGGAGAAGACTATGCAACCCAACCCGGATACACGGAAGATGCCGATTTTGGTTTAGGATGCGGTATCCCCACACGTTTCATAAATATACAACAAGGCGATTTAATTGTAGACCTCGGTTCAGGTGCAGGAAACGATCTTTTTATTGCCCGCAGATTTACTGGAGAAAAGGGGTATTGTATAGGAATAGACATGACGGAAGAGATGCTGAAAAAAGCCGAAGAAAACAAAAAGAAATTAGGCTACAAAAACGTTGAATTCCGTTTGGGTGATATAGAAAATATCCCTGTGGATAAAAATACAGCCGATATTGTCATGAGCAATTGTGTCATCAACCTTGTTCCGGACAAAAACAAGGCGTTCCAGGAAATCTACCGTATTTTAAAGCCGGGCGGGAAATTCTGTATTTCCGATATCGTCATCGAAGGGGAAATGCCCGTTGAAATAAGAAGTTCTGTTGAAATGTATGTGGGATGTGTTGCCGGTGCAATAAGTAAAAATGAATATCTGGATATAATAAAAAGTGCAGGATTCAGTGATGGGGAAATAGTTGAGTTAAAAAAGCTTAATTCAAAAATCCCGGAAATTGAACGCCTGGAATTAAACAAGGATGAAAATTTTGGAGTATTCAGCGCAACTTTTTTAGGCGAAAAATAA
- the cfa gene encoding cyclopropane fatty acyl phospholipid synthase: MKNAEEFVSSILEKADITINGDKPWDITVHNEQLFKDVLLRKNLALGEGYMLKWWDCEAPDEFINKILTHNLHTEIKENFRDFLYILPSLVFNRQSSSRARIIAERHYDLGNKLFESFLDPYMQYSCGYFYNKEDLETAQKNKMDLTCKKLQLNEKDTLLDIGCGWGGFAKYAAENYGCKVVGVNISERQIEYGRELCRDLPVEIVNSDYREIKGKFDKVVSIGMFEHVGPKNHKEFMDTVKRCMKPDGIFLLHTIGSNTSSVNCDPWVNKYIFPNGSLPSIAQIARAAENRFVIEDVHNFGPHYDRTLMHWHNNFLNSWRKLENDYDETFKRMWEYYLLSSAGGFRARHLQLWQIVFTHERKEQPFCRFV; this comes from the coding sequence ATGAAAAACGCTGAAGAATTTGTGTCCTCAATTCTTGAAAAAGCTGATATTACTATCAATGGAGACAAACCTTGGGACATTACTGTTCATAACGAGCAGCTTTTCAAGGATGTCTTGCTTCGCAAGAATCTCGCTCTTGGCGAAGGTTACATGCTTAAATGGTGGGATTGTGAAGCTCCGGATGAATTTATTAACAAAATATTAACCCATAACCTGCATACAGAAATAAAGGAAAATTTCAGAGATTTTCTATATATTTTGCCCTCATTGGTTTTTAACAGACAGTCCTCTTCAAGAGCACGCATAATTGCTGAAAGACATTATGATCTTGGGAACAAACTTTTTGAATCTTTCCTGGATCCTTATATGCAGTATAGCTGCGGATATTTTTACAACAAGGAAGATCTGGAGACTGCGCAAAAAAACAAAATGGATCTTACCTGTAAGAAGCTGCAATTAAATGAAAAAGATACTCTTCTGGATATCGGGTGCGGATGGGGCGGATTTGCCAAATACGCTGCTGAGAACTATGGATGCAAAGTTGTCGGTGTAAATATTTCCGAAAGGCAGATTGAGTATGGAAGAGAGCTTTGCAGGGATTTGCCCGTGGAAATAGTAAATTCCGATTACAGAGAGATTAAAGGAAAATTTGACAAAGTTGTATCTATAGGCATGTTTGAACATGTAGGGCCAAAAAATCACAAAGAGTTTATGGATACTGTAAAAAGATGCATGAAGCCTGATGGTATATTTTTACTGCACACAATTGGATCCAACACGTCATCGGTGAACTGTGATCCGTGGGTGAATAAATATATTTTTCCCAACGGCAGCCTGCCCAGTATAGCACAGATTGCAAGGGCTGCTGAAAATCGCTTCGTTATTGAAGATGTGCACAATTTCGGCCCTCATTATGACAGAACCCTTATGCATTGGCATAATAATTTTCTTAATTCGTGGCGAAAGCTTGAAAACGACTATGACGAAACATTCAAGCGCATGTGGGAGTATTATCTTCTTTCATCTGCAGGCGGCTTCAGGGCAAGACATCTTCAGTTATGGCAGATTGTGTTTACCCATGAGAGGAAAGAACAGCCCTTTTGCAGATTTGTATAA
- the selD gene encoding selenide, water dikinase SelD produces MIKLTHLAKAAGUAAKIGPEDLQKTLEGLKVYKDDNLLVGFETSDDAGVYKIAENKYLVQSIDVITPVVDEPYNFGRIAAVNSLSDLYAMGGKPLTAMTLLMYNCDIAGSIMHEIMQGACDELGKIGCVLVGGHTLEDNEVKFGLSVTGMIDDGKILKNNTLKPGDALVYTKPLGIGIITTAIKGEMAEEDEISDVTELMLLSNQKASEIIKNYPVSACTDITGYGLAGHALEMSKFSGCSINFFTEKIPVIEGALNYAEMGIIPAGAYHNRQFVAHHYSFSENHRNKEMLMFDPQTSGGLLIGVNRKYADELVNELKRSGYKDSCIIGEAADLSDHYIVFE; encoded by the coding sequence ATGATTAAATTGACACATCTGGCAAAAGCTGCAGGCTGAGCGGCTAAAATAGGTCCGGAGGACCTGCAGAAGACACTCGAAGGCTTGAAGGTTTATAAAGACGATAACCTGCTGGTTGGATTTGAAACCAGCGATGATGCCGGTGTGTATAAAATTGCTGAAAACAAATACCTGGTGCAAAGTATTGATGTTATTACACCTGTGGTTGATGAGCCCTATAACTTCGGCAGAATAGCGGCGGTTAACTCGTTGAGTGATCTTTATGCAATGGGGGGGAAACCTCTGACGGCTATGACGCTGTTAATGTACAACTGTGATATTGCCGGCAGCATAATGCATGAGATTATGCAGGGAGCCTGCGATGAGCTTGGGAAAATCGGCTGTGTACTTGTCGGCGGGCATACTCTTGAAGACAACGAGGTGAAATTCGGCCTTTCTGTTACAGGTATGATTGATGACGGGAAGATATTGAAAAATAACACTCTTAAACCCGGGGATGCGCTGGTATACACGAAGCCTTTGGGAATCGGTATTATAACAACAGCAATTAAAGGGGAAATGGCTGAGGAAGATGAAATATCAGATGTAACCGAGCTTATGCTTTTATCAAACCAAAAAGCATCTGAGATTATCAAAAATTATCCGGTGTCTGCATGCACCGATATAACGGGTTACGGTCTGGCCGGACATGCTTTGGAAATGTCTAAATTTTCGGGTTGCAGCATAAATTTCTTTACTGAAAAAATCCCTGTAATTGAGGGTGCTCTGAATTACGCCGAAATGGGAATAATCCCTGCAGGTGCCTATCATAACAGACAGTTTGTTGCCCACCATTATTCTTTCAGTGAAAATCATAGAAATAAAGAAATGCTTATGTTTGATCCTCAGACTTCGGGTGGTCTGCTTATCGGGGTAAATAGGAAGTACGCGGATGAGCTGGTTAATGAATTAAAAAGAAGCGGTTATAAAGACAGCTGTATAATCGGTGAAGCTGCGGATCTGTCTGATCATTATATTGTATTTGAATAG
- a CDS encoding dihydrolipoyl dehydrogenase family protein, which produces MKTYDLIVLGGGSAGLVGAKLAKGLGKSVLLVEKRYLGGDCTWYGCVPSKTLLKSASVAKHIQDADDYGIKGYFDNADSVFGHVRKLRADVYSGETPEVFQNEGIDVVTGEPFFKNENSIRLNDNSYTAKKFLIATGSSAFVPPIAGIEDVKYLTNESVFEIEKPPESITILGGGPIGIEMAFAFRRLGVSVNVVEMSDRILFNDDSELTGILQKTMENEGINFYLETEVKELKKEKNGIQCIVEKKGENFGICSESLLVATGRKPNIFDMNLEKCGVSFDKKGVHVNNQLQTDNKNIYAAGDVVAPYKFTHLAENHAIIAVQNMFLPVKKSINYKTLGWCTYTEPELAKTGLSAVQAKQKYGENFLTFRFPFDSLDRAVTDGTNTGMAKIFTDKSYKILGATILSERAGEIIAAVQIAMDNNVPLYRLDRIIFTYPTYAQCLKYLARAAYIHKINNNFFVKLIKKFK; this is translated from the coding sequence ATGAAAACTTATGACTTGATTGTGCTGGGCGGAGGCTCGGCGGGACTCGTTGGGGCCAAACTTGCGAAAGGGCTGGGGAAAAGTGTACTCCTTGTGGAAAAACGTTACCTTGGAGGTGACTGCACATGGTACGGATGTGTACCCAGCAAAACACTTCTGAAATCTGCTTCTGTTGCAAAACATATACAGGACGCAGATGATTACGGAATAAAAGGTTATTTTGATAATGCTGATTCGGTGTTTGGGCATGTGCGGAAATTAAGAGCCGATGTTTATTCAGGGGAGACACCGGAAGTTTTCCAAAATGAAGGGATTGACGTAGTAACAGGAGAGCCTTTTTTCAAGAATGAAAATTCCATAAGGCTTAATGACAATAGTTATACCGCTAAAAAATTTTTGATTGCTACAGGCTCTTCCGCATTTGTTCCTCCGATAGCCGGGATAGAAGATGTGAAATATCTTACAAATGAGAGTGTCTTCGAGATTGAAAAACCTCCTGAATCCATTACTATTCTGGGCGGCGGTCCCATAGGGATAGAGATGGCTTTTGCTTTCAGACGTTTAGGAGTCAGTGTTAATGTGGTGGAGATGAGTGACAGAATACTTTTCAACGATGACAGCGAATTGACCGGAATTCTTCAAAAAACGATGGAAAACGAAGGGATAAATTTCTATCTGGAGACAGAAGTTAAAGAGCTAAAAAAAGAAAAAAATGGTATACAGTGCATTGTGGAGAAAAAAGGTGAAAATTTTGGTATTTGCTCGGAAAGTTTGTTGGTGGCAACGGGGAGAAAACCAAATATTTTTGATATGAATCTGGAAAAATGCGGAGTCAGCTTCGATAAGAAAGGGGTTCATGTTAATAACCAGCTTCAGACGGATAACAAGAATATTTATGCCGCCGGGGATGTTGTGGCTCCCTATAAATTTACTCACCTGGCCGAAAACCATGCTATTATTGCTGTTCAGAATATGTTTCTGCCTGTGAAAAAGAGTATTAATTACAAAACACTGGGCTGGTGTACATATACCGAACCTGAACTGGCTAAAACGGGATTGTCAGCTGTCCAAGCAAAACAGAAATACGGAGAAAATTTTCTGACATTCAGATTTCCCTTTGATAGTCTGGACAGGGCTGTAACAGATGGTACAAATACCGGGATGGCCAAAATTTTTACGGATAAGTCATACAAAATTCTTGGTGCGACGATTCTTTCAGAGCGTGCCGGGGAGATAATAGCGGCGGTTCAGATTGCGATGGATAACAATGTACCGCTTTACAGGCTGGACAGAATAATTTTTACTTATCCCACCTATGCGCAGTGTTTGAAATATCTTGCAAGAGCCGCATATATTCACAAAATAAACAATAATTTCTTTGTTAAGTTAATTAAGAAGTTTAAGTGA
- a CDS encoding TVP38/TMEM64 family protein, translated as MNKKTVIIILFIAAIIILRNSPLADYLTFENIIKNKNRLLLMVENNYFASSISFILIYFFAITFSLPGAAILSLGGGMLFNVFPGVFYVNIGATAGALMAFIVARYLLGGKIQEKYAESLKRFNVELKTNGHYYLLTLRLIPVFPFFLINFLAGLTNIRIWTFFWTTSLGILPGSLVYTYAGRNLGSIDSPGEIFSTKVILAFTVLGLFAIVPPVLKKLFAKQKPEL; from the coding sequence ATGAATAAAAAAACAGTTATAATAATATTGTTTATTGCGGCGATAATCATACTGAGAAACTCTCCTCTGGCGGATTATCTGACTTTCGAAAATATCATTAAAAACAAAAACAGACTGTTACTAATGGTAGAAAACAATTATTTTGCTTCTTCAATATCCTTTATCCTTATTTATTTTTTTGCCATAACATTTTCATTACCGGGTGCAGCTATTCTATCATTAGGCGGCGGGATGCTGTTTAATGTATTTCCGGGTGTATTTTATGTAAACATAGGGGCAACAGCAGGTGCGCTCATGGCTTTTATTGTTGCGAGATATCTGCTGGGTGGCAAAATTCAGGAAAAATATGCAGAAAGTTTAAAGAGATTCAACGTAGAACTTAAAACCAACGGACATTATTATCTGTTGACGCTCAGGTTAATACCCGTTTTCCCTTTTTTTCTGATCAATTTTCTGGCAGGACTTACAAACATAAGAATCTGGACTTTTTTCTGGACTACGTCTTTGGGAATCTTACCCGGTTCTTTGGTCTATACATACGCTGGGCGCAATCTGGGCAGTATTGACAGTCCGGGGGAGATATTCAGTACGAAAGTAATTCTGGCTTTTACAGTGCTGGGATTATTTGCAATTGTACCACCAGTCTTGAAGAAATTATTTGCAAAACAAAAACCGGAACTTTAA
- the trmFO gene encoding methylenetetrahydrofolate--tRNA-(uracil(54)-C(5))-methyltransferase (FADH(2)-oxidizing) TrmFO produces MRNNVKTITIIGGGLAGTEAAYQLAEHGFNVKLYEMRPDKMTPAHSTGFLGELVCSNSLKSESLSTGSGLLKAELDKLGSIIIKTAQETRVPAGNSLAVDRQALARQLTEIIKQHENIEIINEEIKDIPADRPLIIATGPLTSDSFAQTLMKKLVSEELFFYDAIAPVISADSIDYNHCFFKSRYDKGEADYLNCPLDKETFELFYNELLDAEKVPLKDFEEASVFEACMPLEEMAERGEKTLTFGPLKPVGLDHPDTGDKYYAVLQLRKENKEGTAYNLVGCQTKMKIPEQKRVFRIIPALRNAEFLRYGSIHRNTYINSPLYLANNYRMRERYIYFAGQITGVEGYIESIASGLTAAYDLIFRLLLDKQLNFPETTALSALQRYVQEYKNKYAPSNFHFGLLPRLEEKIKKKKLKKEKLSERSLKDLQRYWVDNYENRQSSR; encoded by the coding sequence ATGAGAAACAATGTCAAGACAATAACCATTATCGGCGGCGGCCTGGCCGGCACGGAAGCCGCGTATCAGCTGGCTGAACACGGGTTTAATGTAAAGCTTTATGAAATGCGCCCCGATAAAATGACTCCCGCCCACTCCACTGGTTTCCTGGGAGAGCTTGTTTGCTCAAACTCTCTCAAATCAGAATCACTTTCCACCGGCAGCGGCCTTTTGAAAGCAGAGCTTGATAAACTGGGCAGTATTATTATTAAAACTGCTCAAGAAACAAGAGTTCCCGCCGGAAATTCTCTTGCCGTTGACAGACAGGCACTTGCCAGACAACTCACAGAAATTATAAAGCAGCATGAAAACATTGAGATAATAAATGAAGAAATAAAAGATATTCCTGCAGACAGGCCTTTAATAATCGCCACAGGCCCGCTGACTTCCGACTCATTTGCCCAGACTCTAATGAAAAAACTGGTATCAGAGGAATTATTTTTTTACGATGCAATTGCCCCTGTTATAAGTGCCGATTCAATCGATTATAACCACTGCTTCTTTAAAAGCCGTTATGACAAGGGTGAGGCAGACTATTTAAACTGCCCCTTAGACAAAGAAACTTTTGAACTTTTTTATAACGAGCTTTTGGATGCGGAGAAAGTGCCGTTAAAAGATTTTGAGGAAGCTTCCGTATTTGAAGCCTGTATGCCTCTTGAAGAAATGGCTGAAAGGGGCGAAAAAACACTCACTTTCGGCCCGTTAAAGCCTGTAGGTCTCGACCACCCGGATACCGGCGATAAATACTATGCTGTTCTTCAGCTTAGAAAGGAAAATAAAGAAGGTACAGCATATAATCTTGTAGGATGTCAGACAAAGATGAAAATTCCCGAGCAGAAACGTGTTTTCAGAATAATACCTGCTTTAAGAAATGCTGAATTTCTCAGATACGGCTCCATCCACAGGAATACATATATTAACTCACCCCTTTATCTTGCAAATAATTACAGGATGAGAGAACGATACATCTATTTCGCAGGACAGATAACAGGTGTGGAAGGTTACATTGAATCGATAGCAAGCGGCTTAACCGCTGCATACGATCTGATATTCAGGCTGCTTTTGGACAAACAGCTAAACTTTCCTGAAACCACTGCACTTTCAGCCCTGCAGCGTTATGTTCAGGAGTATAAAAACAAATACGCCCCTTCGAACTTTCATTTCGGTCTGCTTCCCCGGCTTGAAGAAAAAATCAAAAAGAAGAAATTAAAAAAAGAGAAGCTGAGCGAGAGGTCACTGAAGGATCTTCAAAGATACTGGGTGGATAACTATGAGAATCGGCAGAGCAGTAGATAA
- a CDS encoding TIGR04282 family arsenosugar biosynthesis glycosyltransferase, whose product MKCAKIVFVKYPEAGNVKTRLASDSSDNFAVEIYRFLLNRLFSELKNIEDVYWFVSGKENVEKFAKISGYKNIKTQTGESLGERMYNAFEKIFSEKTFDCALLMGSDIPGISENLIKYGEESLRNYHYCLGGSNDGGYYLIGMQKGFLKKDIFEGIKWSGPDVYSDTLQKINESGSVQLLETLNDVDTLEDLKNEMKYDKQLSSFVEQMYENL is encoded by the coding sequence TTGAAATGTGCAAAGATTGTATTTGTGAAATATCCTGAGGCCGGAAATGTTAAAACGAGATTGGCTTCTGATTCATCAGACAACTTTGCGGTGGAAATTTATAGATTTTTACTAAACAGGTTGTTTTCTGAATTGAAAAATATTGAGGATGTTTACTGGTTTGTTTCCGGAAAAGAGAATGTGGAAAAATTTGCAAAAATTTCCGGATATAAGAACATAAAAACTCAGACGGGAGAAAGTCTGGGGGAAAGAATGTATAATGCTTTTGAAAAGATATTTTCAGAAAAGACTTTTGACTGTGCTTTGCTTATGGGCAGTGATATTCCGGGAATTTCCGAAAACCTGATAAAATACGGTGAGGAATCACTCAGAAATTATCATTACTGTCTGGGTGGATCGAATGACGGCGGTTATTATCTGATAGGTATGCAGAAAGGCTTTTTGAAGAAGGATATCTTTGAGGGTATAAAATGGAGTGGCCCTGATGTTTATTCTGATACACTGCAAAAGATAAATGAATCCGGAAGTGTTCAGTTATTGGAAACATTGAACGATGTGGATACATTGGAAGATCTTAAAAATGAAATGAAATATGATAAACAACTATCTTCTTTTGTGGAGCAAATGTATGAAAACTTATGA
- a CDS encoding aminotransferase class I/II-fold pyridoxal phosphate-dependent enzyme, protein MNPLAQELNEMIAEENPTIVEMFSDLGKNIFFPKGILTQSAEAKEKATKYNATIGIATENNGPMYLDCMYEPLKDFKPADIFPYAPATGKPELRKEWKKKMFKENPRMEGVYTSNPVVTNALTHGLSIVADLFVDKGDSVVLPDKFWGNYRLTYTVRRGAEISTYSTFTPEGSFNVDAMLKKVEECGKINGKAVVLLNFPNNPAGYMPTVKEGEQIADGLVKIAESGVKIVAVTDDAYFGLFYEDTLKESLFGYLAGRSQNLLPIKLDGATKEEYVWGFRVGFITFGSTSGEDMPKTFTALEKKVGGIIRATISNCPHPSQTFVLRALSHPDFYKDKQKKYDVMQKRALKVKEVLDSGKYDDEFVYYPFNSGYFMCLELKNVDAEKLRIHLLDKYGVGTISVNKTDLRIAFSCLEVDEIEELFEFIYKGCKDLNK, encoded by the coding sequence ATGAACCCGTTAGCTCAAGAACTTAATGAAATGATCGCAGAAGAAAACCCCACTATAGTTGAAATGTTTTCAGATTTGGGAAAAAATATTTTCTTTCCAAAGGGCATTTTGACCCAATCGGCTGAAGCGAAAGAAAAGGCTACAAAATATAATGCTACAATCGGGATTGCTACGGAAAATAACGGCCCTATGTATCTGGACTGTATGTATGAACCTTTAAAGGATTTTAAACCTGCAGATATTTTTCCCTATGCCCCTGCAACAGGCAAGCCGGAGCTCAGGAAAGAGTGGAAAAAGAAGATGTTTAAGGAAAACCCCAGAATGGAGGGCGTATACACAAGTAACCCCGTTGTTACCAATGCACTCACCCACGGACTAAGCATTGTTGCTGATCTGTTTGTTGATAAAGGGGATTCAGTTGTGCTGCCTGACAAATTCTGGGGAAATTACAGGTTGACCTATACCGTTCGCAGAGGGGCGGAAATAAGCACTTATAGCACATTTACTCCTGAAGGATCCTTTAATGTTGATGCCATGCTTAAAAAGGTGGAAGAATGCGGTAAGATTAACGGTAAAGCTGTTGTGCTCCTGAATTTTCCCAATAATCCGGCAGGCTATATGCCTACAGTAAAGGAAGGTGAGCAGATTGCTGACGGATTGGTTAAGATTGCGGAAAGCGGTGTTAAAATAGTTGCAGTGACTGATGATGCATATTTCGGTCTTTTTTATGAAGATACCTTAAAAGAGTCTCTTTTCGGATATCTTGCGGGAAGAAGCCAAAATCTCCTGCCTATCAAACTGGATGGTGCCACAAAAGAAGAGTATGTCTGGGGGTTCAGAGTAGGTTTTATAACTTTCGGCAGCACTTCCGGGGAAGATATGCCGAAGACTTTTACAGCTCTTGAAAAGAAGGTCGGGGGCATAATACGTGCGACAATCTCCAATTGTCCTCATCCTTCGCAGACATTTGTTTTACGGGCATTATCCCATCCTGATTTTTATAAGGACAAGCAGAAAAAGTATGATGTAATGCAGAAAAGAGCATTGAAAGTAAAGGAGGTTCTGGACAGCGGTAAATATGACGATGAATTTGTATATTATCCTTTTAATTCCGGATATTTTATGTGTCTGGAATTAAAAAATGTAGACGCTGAAAAACTTCGTATCCATTTGTTGGATAAATACGGCGTGGGAACAATATCAGTCAACAAAACTGATCTGAGAATTGCTTTTTCGTGCCTTGAGGTTGATGAAATTGAAGAACTCTTTGAGTTTATATACAAAGGCTGTAAAGATCTTAATAAGTAA
- a CDS encoding ArsR/SmtB family transcription factor: MIKKDKFSGDEIQLAAIAKALGHPARIQIIKFLAESGECMCGRIVDVLPLSQATVSQHLRTLKNAGLIKGNIEGQRVCYCIDEKAFKLFENEINAFLKNITLNNTCKNGGIKCQTS; this comes from the coding sequence ATGATAAAAAAAGATAAATTCAGCGGAGATGAAATACAACTGGCCGCCATTGCCAAAGCTCTTGGTCATCCGGCGAGAATTCAGATCATTAAATTTCTTGCGGAATCCGGAGAATGTATGTGCGGCCGGATTGTCGATGTGTTACCTTTGTCCCAGGCTACAGTATCTCAGCATCTTCGCACACTAAAAAACGCCGGTCTGATAAAAGGAAATATTGAAGGCCAAAGGGTATGTTACTGCATTGACGAAAAAGCGTTTAAACTGTTTGAGAATGAAATAAACGCTTTCCTGAAGAATATAACTCTTAACAATACATGTAAAAATGGAGGTATTAAATGTCAGACAAGCTAA
- the xerA gene encoding site-specific tyrosine recombinase/integron integrase, protein MRIGRAVDKFLYFLQNEKNCSKHTIKSYSKDLNDFIDYLQDENIRINEIDFFLLRGFIAGCYERKLAKATVERKISTIKSFYKFLTMRKIIEDNTAKPLKFPKKEQKSFNIFNIDDLFNLLEAPDKESAAGLRDALILELLYATGVRISELVGIEISDIDFSGKRLRVMGKGKKERIIPLADIHLKMIKDYSKNKDKIPKNRTVKTPRLFINKFGMALTDRSVRRIVDKYLKISGLPSNFSPHDFRHSFATHMLEGGADLRTIQELLGHSSLSTTQKYTHLNLSELLKIYDKTHPKSK, encoded by the coding sequence ATGAGAATCGGCAGAGCAGTAGATAAGTTTTTATACTTTCTCCAAAATGAGAAAAACTGCAGTAAACATACCATTAAATCCTATTCAAAAGATCTGAACGATTTTATAGATTATCTGCAGGATGAAAATATCCGAATAAATGAAATCGACTTTTTTCTGCTCAGAGGTTTCATCGCCGGTTGTTATGAAAGGAAACTGGCAAAAGCCACTGTGGAGAGAAAAATATCAACAATAAAATCATTTTACAAGTTCCTCACTATGAGAAAAATCATTGAAGATAACACAGCCAAACCGCTAAAATTCCCAAAAAAGGAGCAGAAATCCTTTAACATTTTTAATATCGACGACCTTTTCAATCTTCTGGAGGCACCTGATAAAGAATCCGCCGCCGGTTTAAGGGATGCTCTGATTCTGGAGCTTTTATATGCAACCGGGGTAAGAATCTCCGAACTTGTGGGCATAGAGATATCCGATATCGATTTCAGCGGTAAAAGACTGAGAGTGATGGGAAAAGGAAAAAAAGAACGCATAATACCGTTGGCCGATATTCATCTAAAAATGATAAAGGATTACAGCAAAAACAAAGATAAAATTCCTAAAAACAGAACAGTAAAAACCCCGCGCCTTTTTATAAACAAATTTGGAATGGCTTTAACTGACAGAAGTGTAAGAAGAATTGTGGATAAATATCTGAAAATATCAGGACTACCATCAAATTTCAGTCCGCATGATTTCAGGCACTCTTTTGCAACCCATATGCTTGAAGGCGGAGCAGATTTAAGAACAATTCAGGAACTGCTCGGTCACAGCAGCCTCTCAACAACCCAAAAATATACCCATCTGAATCTCTCTGAGCTGTTAAAGATTTACGACAAAACACATCCGAAATCAAAATAA
- the yedF gene encoding sulfurtransferase-like selenium metabolism protein YedF, with protein sequence MNVDARGKECPKPVIMTKKALDSLEEGIVTILLDSEISRDNVLKFAQSQGFSADVSEKNGEFTIEIAKGFTCSIPAANQSGKTDSTKVVLYVGSESIGSGDCDLGKKLMDNFIKNIENMDYLPKTIIFVNSGVFLTTTNDETIKALQQLKGVNILSCGTCLEYFNLEDDLQVGEVTDAYTVMKKLFDADKVIRL encoded by the coding sequence ATGAATGTTGATGCCAGAGGCAAAGAATGTCCAAAACCGGTGATAATGACTAAGAAAGCTCTGGATTCTCTTGAAGAAGGGATTGTTACAATACTGCTGGATTCTGAGATATCCAGGGATAATGTTTTAAAATTTGCACAGAGCCAGGGATTTTCGGCTGATGTAAGTGAAAAAAACGGTGAATTTACGATTGAAATTGCAAAAGGATTTACATGTTCCATTCCTGCAGCAAATCAGTCCGGAAAGACTGATAGTACAAAAGTTGTTTTATATGTAGGCAGCGAGTCTATCGGAAGCGGCGACTGCGATCTTGGCAAGAAACTGATGGATAATTTTATTAAAAATATAGAAAATATGGATTATCTGCCTAAAACAATTATTTTCGTTAACAGCGGTGTTTTTTTAACCACCACAAATGACGAAACAATAAAAGCGTTGCAACAGCTAAAGGGGGTAAACATTTTAAGCTGCGGTACATGCCTGGAATATTTTAACCTGGAGGATGATTTGCAGGTCGGAGAAGTTACCGATGCTTATACGGTAATGAAGAAGCTGTTCGATGCGGATAAGGTGATAAGGTTGTAA